One Aegilops tauschii subsp. strangulata cultivar AL8/78 chromosome 7, Aet v6.0, whole genome shotgun sequence genomic window carries:
- the LOC109749041 gene encoding 2'-deoxymugineic-acid 2'-dioxygenase-like: MANLLSSAPSHATLPDCFVFLPDQRPPASSQAVSLPVIDLCRGRDEVRRAVLDAGKELGFFQVVNHGVSAEVIRHMEAVCEEFFWLPAEEKVAFYSEDTGKPNRLFSSTTYELGGEKYWRDSLRLACGSPVGDTKNNWPDKPQKLR, from the exons ATGGCGAACCTCCTCTCCTCGGCCCCGTCCCACGCGACGCTCCCGGACTGCTTCGTCTTCCTGCCCGATCAGCGCCCGCCGGCCTCCTCTCAGGCTGTCTCCCTCCCGGTCATCGACCTCTGTCGCGGCCGCGACGAGGTCCGCCGCGCCGTCCTCGACGCCGGCAAGGAGCTCGGGTTCTTCCAG GTGGTCAACCACGGCGTCTCTGCGGAGGTGATACGGCACATGGAGGCGGTGTGCGAGGAGTTCTTCTGGCTCCCTGCGGAGGAGAAGGTGGCCTTCTACTCGGAGGACACGGGCAAGCCCAACCGGCTCTTCTCCAGCACCACCTACGAGCTCGGCGGCGAGAAGTACTGGCGGGACAGCCTCCGCCTCGCCTGCGGCTCGCCCGTCGGCGACACCAAGAACAACTGGCCCGACAAACCCCAAAAGCTCCGGTAA